The segment caAAACAGCTTCGCTTGGCgtctatattttaaatatgtatcaTGCTGTCTGAGagatcattttaaattttcctaTGAAAGACAATGAGAGTCTCTCCTAAAAGCTACCCTATTGTCCTTCTTTCTGCCTCAAACGAGAATATATCTTCAAAATGTTCCAAACTTTTGAGAtttctgtcccccccccctgctaTAGACTACTGAATTTTCTTTTGCCTAGACTCTCTTCAGATATAATATTTAATCTTGTATTCCAGTACCaacaatgacagaagaaactGAATCAGCGCTTTCAGATGATCAGAGTCAAtggaagaaaagaaagcgtcTAGATAAGCTTTTGGATAGGATTGCACATCAGGCTAGCTTAAGCAGAGAGAATTCTGAAGAGGATCTTAATCAAGAAGTGGATGTCCACATAAAGAAACAAGAGGCATCTCTGTCTCCTAAGGTTGTTGGTCAAGTATTTCGTTTTGATAGCACAGATAAAGAAAGACTTCTTAGTAGTGCAATTAGTGAAGAAACTCTATCCGTCAAAGGTGATTATGGTGATGATGATAACGTTTTTAGTCCTTCTGTTCCTTTAGAGAAATCTCCAATAAGCTCTTTTGGCACGGCAGACTCGCCGTATATTACGTTTAGTCCGTTCAGAATTCACGAGGAAGATGATATAAAACTGCCCAGACTTGTTTTGCCATCAAATTGTAACTGCCCAAAATGCCAGCAAAAACTAGCTGACTTATCAATTAGCCCATCACAGTGCAATTTGGACTCTTTGCTTCAATCACAGTTTGCTGCTGATCTCAGTCGCCGACGAGCTTTATCTGATTCAGATTTAAGTTTATGGATTGATTTACCCTATCAGAGCCAATCTAGGTGTAGATTCAAAGAAAGAAGAAGGCAAAGACCAAAACCCTTAGTCTCACATGTGGGAAGCGTTGAATCTGATCAGTCCTCCCCAGGATGTCAGGATTCTCCTCTTGATCTACGAGTAAGACGTAGCACAGGATCAACAGCATCTAGCAGTAGCTCAGAAAGTCCACTTACAGGGACAAGTCACGGACTAAGTCCAGGGATCAGTCCATTAACAAACTCTCCTTCGCCAAGTAGTTTGAACGCATTTTATTTCGGGCGATTATCCTCACCTTTAAGTCCCTCTTTATCCACCTTACGTGCACCCTCCCCACACCTACATGTACCTGACGAAACAAGAGAAGAACCATGTTTTGTTTGTCAGTCTTGCGGACAGATGTTTAATCTTCAAGACAGACTAGCAAAGCATATTGCATCAAGACACAAAAGTAAGCCACGAACATTTGATACAGCAAATACTTCAAAAGCGTACTCTTGTGAAATATGTCAAAGAACTTTTGCGAGAAGTGACATGCTGACAAGGCATATGAGGTTGCATACAGGCTTGAAACCATATACGTGTAAGACATGTGGACAAGTGTTCTCTCGATCGGATCACTTAAGTACccatcaaagaactcatactggagaaaagcCTTACCGGTAAACaacttttactttctttttttgcaatcgtgctttttaattttcgtttctTGTTTCATTTATAAATTAGGCCTCATTTCTATAAAACATTTATACTTGTATTTTGAATGAGAGTGTTTTTCTCATAGCGTAatagcaaaaatgtggcatccAAGTCCAAGATGGTCGTGAAAAACTCTTACTGAAATGTAAAACAAGAATATAAgatacttatatattgaaattaTGCAAAAAAATCCCAGTTTTGTGAAGGCTCTATCTTAAacattagacaaaaaaaaatttcaaatgaaagtaaattgTAATGATCGAAACTAAAATTAGTGGCGTGTTTTTGGCGAAATCctggggggggcaaatttgtagccaatttttccaaatcaagtgaaaatgaccgtgaaatacaaaaatgagccatatcaaacagttcgtggtaacgaactgtagtaccggctcaatagtaaccccggctcaatagtaaccgaaaactctaaaaaatgaaattttgataccaatagttacatcaaaagaattgcatttttacgctgactctaaatatttaagtttaatcaagtttagttttacccatcaagagttacgagcctgagaaaatttaccatattttggatgcacggatgcgtgtttatttgtttgtttttttttttttttttttcttcttcttttccttaggggtgatcttattgacccagttgtcctataatgtcgcaaaagggctcattctaacagaaattaaaagttctagtgcccaaagttttaaagtgacaaaaaaattggagggcacctaggccccctcccacgctcattttttccaaagccgctagatcaaaattttgagatagctattttgttcatcatagtcaaaaaacttaataattatgtctttggggacgacttactcccccaca is part of the Artemia franciscana chromosome 12, ASM3288406v1, whole genome shotgun sequence genome and harbors:
- the LOC136033556 gene encoding zinc finger protein 37-like; protein product: MTEETESALSDDQSQWKKRKRLDKLLDRIAHQASLSRENSEEDLNQEVDVHIKKQEASLSPKVVGQVFRFDSTDKERLLSSAISEETLSVKGDYGDDDNVFSPSVPLEKSPISSFGTADSPYITFSPFRIHEEDDIKLPRLVLPSNCNCPKCQQKLADLSISPSQCNLDSLLQSQFAADLSRRRALSDSDLSLWIDLPYQSQSRCRFKERRRQRPKPLVSHVGSVESDQSSPGCQDSPLDLRVRRSTGSTASSSSSESPLTGTSHGLSPGISPLTNSPSPSSLNAFYFGRLSSPLSPSLSTLRAPSPHLHVPDETREEPCFVCQSCGQMFNLQDRLAKHIASRHKSKPRTFDTANTSKAYSCEICQRTFARSDMLTRHMRLHTGLKPYTCKTCGQVFSRSDHLSTHQRTHTGEKPYRCPSCPYAACRRDMITRHMRTHLKGDPGTPSIGAASTLDQSKGRQKRNRLRELIRSQSAEDAPPSSPALNITGLSVRSPTPSEMEADG